The Halococcus hamelinensis 100A6 nucleotide sequence GCTCCGAGACCGAAGTCGAGTCGATCGACGGCGGCGTGGTGGCGACCGGCGAAGCTCGACGGATCGCGCTGTCGAGCCCGGTCGACCTCGACGCCGACGGCGACTCCGCCTCCGCGTCGTACTCGCTCGACGCCCACGATTCGGGCTGGTTCGTGCTCGAATACGGTACCCGGGCTCCACGGGAGCCCGAGGCGTGTGAACGGCTGCTCGACGATACCGTCGAGTTCTGGCGCGATTGGACCCACTCCTGTGACGGCGAGGACTGTCCGTTCGCGGGCTACAACCACGACGCCGTGGTGCGTTCGGAGCTCGCGCTCAAACTCCTCACGTACCAGGGAACCAGCGGCATCACCGCCGCCCCCACGACGTCGCTCCCCGAGGTGGTCGGCGGGGTCAGGAACTGGGACTACCGCTACAACTGGATCCGTGACGGCGCGTTCACCGTGCGAGCGTTCGCCAACCTCGGCGACATCCAGGAGGCCGTCGACTACCTCGACGACTTCCTCCGGCTGAGCCGCGAGGTCGACCCGAGCGAGATGCAGCCGCTCTACGGCCTCCAGCACGACTCGACCTACGAGGAGACCGAACTCGACCACCTCGAAGGCTATCGGGAGTCGTCCCCCGTCCGGATCGGTAACGGCGCGGCCGACCAGCTCCAGCTCGGGATGTACGGCGAGCTCGTGCTCGCGATCCACCAGCTCTCGTGGTCCGACCGGGAGATCGCGGGCGACGACTGGACCGCGATCCGGGAGATCGTGGAGTTCGTTCGCGAGGCGTGGGAGCGCCCCGACGCGGGCATCTGGGAGATGCGGAGCGGACCGAAACAGTTCGTCCACTCGAAGGCGATGTGCTGGGTCGCGATCGACCGCGCGATCGAGATGGCCGACGAACACGGCTTCGACGCGCCGCTCGACGACTGGCGCGCCGACAGGGAGGAGATAAAGGAGACGGTCATCGAACGCGGCTTCGACGAGGAGCGCAACACCTTCACCCAGGCGTTCGACGACGACCAGCTCGACGGCTCCCTCCTCCTGCTCCCGCTCTCGGGCTTTCTCGACTTCGACGACCCGCGGATCCAGGGCACCATCGAGTCGGTCCGCGAGGAGCTCACGACCGACGACGGGCTGGTCTATCGCTACGAGGACGACGACCTGCCGGGACAGGAGGGAACCTTCGTGCTCTGTTCGTTCTGGCTCGTCGACTGCCTCGCGCTGATGGGCGAGGTCGAGCGCGCACACGAGGTCTACGACACCCTCTGTGGGTACACCAGCCCGCTCGGGCTCGTCTCCGAGGAGATCGATCCCGACTCGGGCGAACTGCTCGGGAACTACCCGCAGGCGTTCAGCCACATCGGCCTCGTCAACAGCGCGCTCTACCTCCACGAGGCCGAAACCGGCGGGGCCGTCGAGCCGTTCCAGACGCAGTCGCCGTGACTCGAGGGTGGGTGCGGCGCGTGGATACGTCCTCAGGATCCGGCTCGGGTCGGTCGGTTACCGGAAACGAGGTCGGGACTCCGCTGGGTATTTACCCCCACCGCTCCAGTTCCGGGTATGCATCGTTCCGCGTTCGCACCGAGACGGCAGACGCGATCGCTTGAACCGGCAAGCGAAACGATCGAGCGGGCGGCCGTTCTCGATACGACCGTGCCATGCTGAACGCGACGATCCTCGTCGCCGCCGTGCTCGGCCTCGCGCTCGCGGGCTTCGTCTGGCGTTCGTACACCGCCCAGACCACGGCCGGTACGCCGGCGACCGACGGGGGATTCCTGCCCGAGAGCGCCGGCACCGAGACGGGGGCCGAAACCGAGGCGAAGGTCGGCGGCATCACGCGCTGGCTCACCACCACCGACCACCGCGACATCGGGATCATGTACATCGTCTTCGGGACGATCGCCGCGATCTGGGGCGGCGTCGACGCGATGATGATCCGGACCGAACTCCTCACCCCGCAGGCCGACGTCTGGACCGCGGGCACCTACGACGCCCTCTTCACCACCCACGGGCTGACGATGTTGATCCTGTTCGTCACCCCCGTCTTCTTCGGGATCGCGAACTACTTCCTCCCCCTCCTCATCGGGGCCGACGACCTCGCCTTCCCCCGGATCAACCTGCTCGGCTTCTGGATGCTGCCGCCCGCGCTCGTGTTGATCCGCGGCGGGCTCATCGTCAGCATGACGGCGAAGTTCCTCGGGCTGTTCGTCCCGCTCGACGCGATCGACTTCCTGTTCGCGATCCAGCCGCCCGAGATCGGCTGGTACATGTACGCGCCGCTGTCGCTCCAATCGGCCAACCCGCAGGTCGACTTCATGCTGCTCGGCCTCCACCTCTCGGGGATCGCGACGGTGCTCGCGTCGGTCAACTTCATCATCACGGTGTTCACCGAGAAGAGCGACGAGGTGTCGTGGGCCGACCTCGACCTGTTCACCTGGACGCTCGTCACCACCGCCGGGATCGCCCTGCTCGCGTTCTCGGTGCTCGGGAGCGCGCTCATCATGCTCCTCCTCGACCGGAACTTCGGGACGACCTTCTTCGCGCTCGAACAGGGCGGCGCGATCCTCTGGCAACACATCTTCTGGTTCTGGGGCCATCCGGAGGTCTACATCATCGTGTTGCCGGGCTTCGGGCTGATGAGCCTCATCCTCCCGAAGTTCTCGGGCCGAACCCTGTTCGGTCGCCGATTCGTGATCTACTCGACGTTCGCGATCGGTGTGCTCTCGTTCGGCGTGTGGGCCCACCACATGTTCACGACGGGTATCGACCCCCGGATCCGTGCGAGCTTCATGGCGGTCTCGCTCGCGATCGCCATCCCCAGTGCGATCAAGGAGTTCAACTGGATCACCACGATCTGGAAGGGGCGGGTCAGGCTGACCGCCCCCATGCTGTTCTGCGTCGGCGGCCTGAGCACGTTCGTGATCGGCGGCATCACGGGCGTGTTCCTCGCGGCGATCCCCATCGACATCCTCTATCACGACACCTACTACGTCGTGGGTCACTTCCACATGATCCTGATGGGCGTGATCCCGTTCATGATGATGGCCGCGAGCTACTACTGGTTCCCGATCATCACGGGCAAGATGTACAACCAGCCGCTCGCGCGCTTTCAGGCGGTCACGATGGTCATCGGGGTGCTCGTGACGTTCGGCGCGATGCTCATCACCGGCGCGCTCGGGCTTCCCCGACGGTACGCGACCTACCCCGCCGAGTTCACGGGGCTGATGGAGGTCACCACCATCGGTGCCTACGTCATCGGTATCAGCGTGCTGCTCTGGCTCTACAACATGCTCCGCTCGTACTGGGCGGGCGAGCGCGTCACCGAGGCCGACGTCTGGGACCTGAAGGAGACCGGGCAGTTCACCCGCGAGTGGCAGTGGTTCGAGAAACAGCTCGCCGAGCGCTACGCCACCGACGGCGGTTCGGCCGAAACTGACACGGACGAAGCCCCGAGGACCGACGGATGAGCGACGACACGGACCTCCAGGGCGAGGACCAGGGGGACTTCGAGGAGCACTTCGCGCCCGTCATCCGGAGCGTCTGGCGAACGATGACCAGCCGGTCGGTCCAGACCTACACGATATCGTTCGTCGGGATGATCGTTCTCTCGGCCAGCATCGGCGGCGTCATCCTCGGGCCCTACGCCGCGATCCAGCCGACCTACGGGCTCTGTGACAGACCGATCGTCGAGGTCTACTCGCCGACGGACACCGCGGAGCTCACGGCCGGCGACGACCCGCCGAACTTCAGGCAGTTCTCGTACGACGAACTCACGTCGGCGGAGCAGGAGACCTTCGATGAGGCCCGGACGAGCGCGCTCCAGGAGGCCGAACTCGACGGACGAACGGCGCACTTCGAGGAGCTTCGCAACGGCTCCGTCGTGACCTACGAGGGTGAGTCGTACTACACCGTCGTCGCGTCGCTCGACGACTGTGTCGACGAGACCGCGTTCAACGTGCCGCTCAGCATCGTCGGGGTCGTCGTGGGGCTCGGCCTCTCGGCCGCCCCCGGGCTCCGGCGATGGTTCAACTAACCCCATGACCGAGTACTCGATCCACCGACCACGATTCACGGGAACCACCAGGAACGACTGGGTGTTCCCGACCGAACAGGACTTCGATACGAGCGACCTCTCGGCCGCCGCCGACCGGTTTCTGGTGTCGGCCTCGGGCTTCGAAGAACCAGACTCGCTCGACGACCTCTACCTCCCGGTCGTCGACCGCCGGAACGAGCTCAGCCTCAACGCGCTCTTCGCGGCGCGGGAGGGCCCCTACGATGCCGACCAGATCCCGGACCTCGATGCGGACACGCGGGCGGAGCTCGACGCCCTCATCGACGACCTCGGCACCGAACACTTCGAGGAGTACCAAGAGGTCGTCGTGAGCAATGCCGACTGGGCGGCCGCGACGAGCGGCACACCCGCGAACCCGGCCGGCGGCGTGGTCGGCAACGCCATCACGCCCGCCGAGGCCTCTTACTCCTCGACGGGTGCGACGATCGGACTGGTCTTTCTCGCGGTGGCGACGGTCGCGGTGAACTGGCTTCGTAGCCGCCGGTAGACCCGGGACCGAACGATTACTGAAACGTCGTTCCGACGAAGGCGATGTCGGTACGCGGTTCGGCGTACTCGAAGGCCAGCCCCATGACGAGCCCGTAGAGACACTGCCCGATGAAGGTGAGCACGAGGAACAGCGGGAGGCTCACGTTGGGGCTGTAGAAGGCGATCGCGAAGCCCGCCCAGCCGATCGCCGCGAACGTTATCCCGGAGACCGCCATCCGCCAGCCGGGGAGGTACTCGTGGAGCGCCGCGAACAGGAACGGCCACGTCGTCATCCCGCCGCCGACGAAGATGAGGTAGCCGAGCACCGGGTCGCCCTCGCCCGCGAGCGGGTCGCTCAGCCCGGCCATGACGGCCATCTCGCCGAACTGGACGGGGTCGAACGCGTCGAGAAAGAGGGCGAGGGCCAGCACCGCCGAGAAGGCCAGCGTACCGAGCCCGCCGGCGATCCCGCCGACGAGTCCACCGACCACGATACGTCGGAGGTCGCCCCGCGCCTTGCTTTCGGATTCGCCGGTAACCTCTTCGACGAGTGAGCCCGTGTCGGCCATGCGAGCGTTTACGGCCGGGGTAGCAAAAGCCCCTCGCCCGGGGAACCACGGGCCGACGGTTCTGGCCGACGACAGCAGATACTTGTGCGGGCCCCTCCGATCGTAGCTCGATGAACCGCAGACAGGCGACGGCCGGGGTGGTGCTGGCGGCGTTTCTGACGATCGCTGTCGAGCCGGTCGCCGCGCAGTCGGTCAACAAGACCCTGATCGAGAGCCTGAACCGACAGCTCCTCTACGTCGCCGTGCCCCTCGCGATACTCGTCGAGGTGATCCTGTTCTACGCCGTCTGGAAACACAAGGACAACGACGACCCCTCGCCGACGAAGGAGAACCGCTCGCTCGAGATCACGTGGACGATCGCCACCGCGATCATCCTGCTGTTCGTCGGGTTCGCGTCGTACAACATCCTCACGGACCCGTACATCTCGCCCTCGCTGACCGAACAGGAGCAGGCCCTCGGCGGCGACCAGAACCTCGAAGGGGCCGTCATGCCCGCGAGCGACGACGACGCGGTCATCGTTCGGACGATCGCCTACCAGTGGGGCTGGGACTTCGTCTACCCCGAGGAGAACGTCACGACCGACAACGTAACCGTGGTTCCAGCGAACACGGACGTCTACTATCATCTGACGTCGCGTGACGTGTTACACGCCTTCCACGCGCCCGAGCTCGGGCTGAAGATGGACACCATCCCCGGTCAGTACAACACCATCCGGACCAACATCACCGAACCGGGCACCTACCGGGTCTACTGTTCGGAGTTCTGTGGCGCGGGCCACTCCCGGATGTACGCCAACCTCACGGTCGTGAGCCAGGACCGGTACCAGGCGTGGCTGTCGAATCAGAACCGGACCGACGTCCCGACGCGGGTGAGCGCGGAGAACGCGACCAACGTCACCGCGTCGGTCGCCGCTCCGCCGGCCTGAACTTTTACGTGAAGAATCAGGCGCTAAAGCCTCACCGTTCACGGCGGGGATACAGCGTCCCCAGAACGCTTCGCGTCTCGTCAACGGCCGTCCGCTCTGTTCGTGACCTTCCGAAACTGCCGGAGCTGCGATAATTAGCCTTTCTGAGTGCCCATCAGCTGTCGGTAATACGATTTCTGTATTCAGTGTGAAGTGTGCAACGAGTCCGCTCCGTACATAGTTACGGTGCTGGGACTGAATACAACTTCTGCGCTACCAACTACTGTTTTCATAGCTGGGAGAGCGCAGGCTCAACGAGTGACGGACGGGCTGCGAAGGAGAACGGCACCATGCTACACTTCCCGTGAACAAAATAGCCGTATTCACACCAACTGCTATCGTGCGGTATCGAGCGCGGCACGTCCGCGCCCATACCGGGACGATCGGACGATCTTCGACAACCCACCACACTCAGCGAACGACCGTCGCCGGAGGTGGTGAGCGATGCGACAGAAGTACCGCCGAGTCGAGTCGGGGATCGACGACCGCCCGGACGCCCCGCCGAAAGACGGTGTGTCCGGGTATGGCGTCCCGAACGAGTGGAGTACCGGGGGCGTGGCACTCGCTCTGGACGAACGAACCTCCGTCCACGAACCTGAAACTCCCAACCCAACGTTGCGGTGCGGCCGTGGGAATCCTCGCCCTTCAGCGCGGGGAGGACGTCAAAGCGAGAACTCGGCTCCGAAGTAGAGCAGCGCGATGATGAAGATCCAGACGACGTCGACGAAGTGCCAGTAGTACGACACCGTCACCATCGAGGTGTCCCGCCCGTCCGAGAGCTGGCCGAGCAGGCCGCGGGCGAACAGGATGCCGAGGAAGATCGTTCCGGCGAGAACGTGGAGGCCGTGGAGCCCCGTGAGACCGAAGAACGCGCTCCCGAAGATCCCGGTCGTGAAGGTGAAGCCCTCGTGGACGACCAGGGTGTAGTACTCGTATATCTGGCCCGAGACGAAGATCACGCCGAGCAGTATCGTGACGCCGAGCAGGCCGAGAAAGCCCCGCCGGTTGCCCTCTTCGAGCCCCTGGTGGGCGTAGTGGAGGGTGAAGCTGCTCGCCACCAGCGCGACCGTGTTGACGATCAACACCGGCGTGAGGAGTTCGGGGAGTTCGCCCGGGGGCCACTGGTCGACCCGGATGAAGGCGTAGTAGACGAACCCCGCCGAGAACGTCGCGATGTCGGTCAGGATGAACAGGATCATCGCGCCGCGAAGCGCCCCGGGCTCGCGACCCTCGGTGCTCCGGGTCCAGAAGTCGACGAGGAAGCCCTGGTAGAACCAGCCGAACGCGCCCGCGATGAATCCCAGCGATCCGAGGGCGAACACCACCGGCCCGATCGTCGGCGGTATCGGCGCGTTCTCGCCGGTCCCGAAGAAGTAGAGCCCGGCTCCGAAGTAGAGCCCGATCAGCCCGATCGTACAGGCGACGGGCCACCACGTCGCTTCCTCGTGCCCGGTGGGGAAGTCGCGCCACAGGGCCTCGTCCTCGCCGGTTTCCTCGGCCGTCTCGCTCGTCGTCCCCATACCCCCCGATTGCGTCGAGACGGATAAAAACACCCCGCCTGCGGCCGTCGACGGGTACGGCTTCACAAACTAAATGACGCCGGTGCCCGTGGAGGGAAACGAACCTCCTCATGTCGTCGCCCGAATCCCCGCCGGTGCTGGAGCCCACCTGGAGAACTGCCTTCGGACTGGCCGCGGTCACCACCGGCTATCTCGTCGCGCTCGTGGGTATCGCCGTGTACGCGTGGGCCGAGGTCCACGCCATCGCGTTCGTCCCGACGCTCGCGGTCTCGGTCGTCGGCTTCCTCGTGATGGTCGCCGGCGGCGGGTTGGTCTGGCGCGAACGGACCTGATTACTCCGCGTCGTCCGCTTCGCCGTCAATCCCCGTGGCGACACTGCTGATCTTGGCCGCCGTCCCCGAGCTGCCGGTCTGGTCGGCCTCGGCGATGATCCGGCCCGTGACGTAGGTGGTGACCGCGAGCACCACGAACGGGATCACCAGCAGGCCGAGGCTGGTCCCGACCGCCATCGCGTCGGCCGGAAACGGGTCGGCTAGGATGAACAGCGCGAAGAAGAAGATGATCATCCCCATCGGAATGAAGTTGACCGTGAGGTCGAGCAGGGTCTCCCGGTTGAACACTCGGTCGGCCATGTGGAGGTCGGTACGCGCTCGGGGGTTATGTAGGTTGAGATACCGACGGCGACCGTCGGGCGTTCGATTTGTGTACGAATACCTTATACACTGCTGTACAAACCTCCATTCATTGTGTATTGGACGGTCGACTCCGAAAATAGAGAATAAATTCAGATTGTTTGCGGACACGTTTATGTACCCACTCCGCTGTGGGTCGAAGCGTGACGACGACCATGTCAGGACGAACGCTTCGCGAGAAACCACCGGTATCGACGGAATAACCCCACGATGGTTCACAAAAAGGAGGAGTGGAAGGAGGGATTGTACGGCGACGAGGTGCGCGAGAGACTGATCGAGTTCGCCGAATCGGGCTGGGAGTCGATCCCGGAGGACGAACGCGAGGTGTGGTTCTCGCGATTCAAGTTCTGGGGGGTCTTCCACCACCGGTCGGGCCAGGAGAGCTACTTCATGATGCGGCTCACCAACTGCGGCGGGCTCCTCGAACCCGGCCAGCTCCGCGCCATCGCCGAGGTCGCCCGGGAGTACGCGACCGGGCCCGTGGACAACCCCGAGTTCGGCAACGGCTGGCTTGACTTCACCACCCGCCAGTCGGTCCAGCTCCACTGGATCAAGCTCGAAGACGTCCCCGAGATCTGGGAGAAACTCGAAGCGGTCGGGGTCTCCAGTCGCTCGTCGGGTGGGGACACCATGCGGAACGTCTCGGGCTGTCCGGTCGCGGGCAAGGACGCCAACGAGTACGTCGAGACCCGGCCGTTGCTCGACGAGATTCAAGCGGACCTCCGGGGCGACAACGCGCTCGCGAACATGCCCCGGAAGTTCAACATCTCGGTCACGGGCTGTCGGGAGGGCTGTGCCCAGGACTCGATCAACGGCGTGGCGCTCGAACCCGCGCGAAAGCTCGTCGATGATGGTGAAACAGTTCGAGGCTTCAACATGCGTGTCGGCGGGGGCCTCGGCGGACGCGAACCTCGGCGGGCGCGCTCGCTCGACGTCTTCGTCGAACCCGAACACGCCTACGAGGCAGTCCGGGCGTTCGTCGAGCTCTACCACGCCGAGGGCAACCGGGAGAACCGGCGCAAAAACAGGTCTAGATTCTTCGTCGACGACTGGGGAACCGAGAAGATCCGGGAGGAAATGGCCGAGAAGGTGGACTTCGACCTCGCGTACGGCGGGACGGACCTCCGGAAGGAGTACACCTACAACGCCGGCCGGGCCGACGAGGCGGGCCGACACGACCACGTCGGCGTCCACGAACAGCCCGACGGACGGTACTACGTCGGCCTGAACACGCCCGTCGGACGGGTGCCGGCCGACGAGGCGCTCGAACTCGCCGACCTCGCCGACGAGTACGGCAGTGGTGAAGTCAGACTCACCCGGCGGCAGAACCCACTCTTGATGGACGTCCCCGAGGAGCGACTCGACGACCTGCTCGCCGAACCGCTGCTCGACGTCCACTCGACGGACCCCGACGTGTTCGTGCGCGGGGCGATGGCGTGTACGGGAACCGAGTTCTGCTCGCTGGCGCTCACCGAGACCAAAGCCCGGATGGCGGCGACGCTCCGGTGGCTCCAGACGAACGTCGACATGCCTGAGAATGTCTCCCAGGTCAAGATGCACTTCTCGGGCTGTACCGCCGACTGCGGGCAGGCGCTGACCGCCGACATCGGGCTCCAGGGGATGCGCGCCCGGAAGGACGGCGAGATGGTCGAGGCGATGGACGTCGGCGTGGGTGGTGGCATCGGTCCGGACCCCGCGTTCATCGACTGGGTCCACCAGCGCGTCCCGGCCGACGAGGTTCCGGGGATGATCAAGAACCTCCTCGACGGGTTCGTGGCGCTCCGGGAGGACGGACAGACGTTCCGGGAGTGGGTCGAATCCACGGGCGAAGGAACCATCGCCGAGCTCGCCCAGCCCGAGGAGACCGACTACGTGGACCCCTGCCTCACCGACGCGAAGCAGTCGTGGTATCCGTTCGAGGACGGCGATGGTCCGGCCCCGACCGCCGCCGACGGGACCCCAATGGAGGCCGACGATTGAGATGAACCGGCGCTCCCTCGACGTCACCTCGCGAACCACGTTCGACCACCTCCCGGCGCGCGCCGAGGGCGACGGCTGGCGTCACGAGTCGATCGCCGTCCTCGACGTCGAATCGCCGCGCGGCGAGGACCGGGTCGAGCTCGGGTTCGAGCTCGACGGAGGTACGGAAATCCTCCCGCATCACGTCGACCGCGTGCCGCTCGCGCCCGACCAGGCGCGGAGCCTCGCGGCCGACCTCGAAGCCGCCGCGGCGGCCGCCGAACGGGGCGAGGCGATGGTCAGCAGGAGGGGGTGAGATGGGCGAGCCGGTACCGACGACCTGTATGCGGTGTGCGGTCGGCTGTGGCCACGTTCACGAGGGGGTTGACGTCGGCCACGGCATCGCGTCGGTCCAGGGCGACGTCGCCCATCCCGTCAACAAGGGGCTCGCGTGCCCGCGTGGCATTCGCGAGAGCGCGAACCCGAGCGGCGAGTGGCTAACTCGGCCGAAGGTCCGCCGCGACGGCGACCTCGTCTCGACGACGTGGGACGTGGCGCTCGACCGGGTGGCCACGGCGTTCGAGACGGTTCTCGAAACCGATCCGGACGGTCTCGCGGTACTGGGCAGTGGCCAGCAGACGAACGAGGCGGCGTACGCACTGGGGAAACTGGCCCGCGGCGGCTTTGGAACCCGGTTCTACGACGCGAACACGACCCTGTGCATGGCGAGCGCGGTGACGGCCTACTACGACGCCTTCGGGAGCGACGCCCCACCACCCACGTACGACGATATTCCCGACGCCCGAACCCACCTCGTGTGGGGGGCGAATCCCGCCGTCGCTCATCCCGTGATGTTCCGGTGGATCGCGGGGAGCGCCCGCGATGACGACAGCCGGCTCGTCGTCGTGGACCCGGTCGAGACGGCGACGGCCGAGCGGGCGGACATCCATGTGAACCTCGCGCCGGGTGGCGACCTCGCGCTCGCGCGGGCCGTTCTCGCGCGCGTTCTCGACCGGGACCTCGTGGATCGCGACTTCATCGAGAGCGCGACCGACGGGTTCGGAGCGCTCCGCGACGGGCTTCCAGCGGCCGAATCGGCGGCCGCGACCGCCAGTGTGTCGCTCGACGAACTGGACGCGCTCGTCGAGGCGCTCGCCGACCCGACGCTGCTCTACTGGGGCATGGGGATCAATCAGAGCAGCCGTGGGACGGCGGCTGCGCGGGCGCTGATCGACCTCTGTATGGCGACCGGCAACATGGGTCCGGGTTCCGGTCCGTTCTCGCTCACCGGCCAGGCCAACTCGATGGGGGCCCGGGTCTGCTCCTCGAAGGGAACCTGGCCGGGCCACCGCGACTTCGCCGACCCCGACGAACGCGCCGCTGTTGCGGACGTGTGGGGGATCCCGGAAGAACGACTCCCGGCGGACACCGGTCCCGGTCCCGTGGGGATCGTCGAGGCCATCGACGACGGTCCGGTCGAGGCGGTCTGGGCGGTGGCGACGAACCCGGTCGCGGGACTCCCCGACGCGACGACGGCCCAGGATCGACTCGACGACGCCTTTCTGGTCGTCCAGGACGCCTTCCGGAGCGAGACCGCCGACCTCGCGGACGTGGTGTTGCCGGCGGCGACCTGGGGCGAGTCGTCGGGGACCACGACGAACATGGAACGAACCGTCTCGCGCGTCCGCGCCGCGACCGCGCCGCCCTCCGGGGTCAGAACCGATCTCGACATCGTCACGACCGTCGGGGACCGACTCGTTCCCGACCTGTTCGACGCTCACGACCCGGAGGGGGTCTTCGAGGAGTTCGTCGGACTCACGAGCGGAACCGACGCCGATTGCTCGGGCATCAGCTACGACCGTCTGGAGCGCGAGCGAGCGGTGCGCTGGCCAGCGCCCGATCCGGACTCGTCGGGCGGCTACCGCTACTACGACCCCGATTCGGGGTCGGATGCCTGGGAGTTTCCGACCGCGACGGGTCGCGCGCGGTTCTCGACCGGGTTCGGCGGCGACGATCCCGAACCGACGACCGATGCGTACCCGCTCACCCTGACGACGGCCCGCGAGGCCGACGCCTACAACACCGGCGTCAGAACCCGTGACTCGGTCGACGAACCTGGCGAACCCGCCGCGCGCGTCAACCCGACGACCCTCGACCGGTTCGCCGGGTCCGGCGACGACCGACTGACCGTCGAATCGAGACGGGCCTCGATCCCGGTGTCGACGGTTCCCGATCCGGCGATCCCGGAGGGGATGGTCTGGCTGCCGGTCCACCACCCCGCGACCAACCGGCTCACGATCCCTGCCACCGACCCCGAATCGAACGAACCCAACTACAAGCAGTGTGCGGTCCGCCTCGTCGCCGCCGATCGCTCGGTCGGCACCAGTGTCGCTCCTGCGGTGCTTCAGGACGGCGGGGTAGCGCGTCCACTCGGTAGCGAGAGCGGGGTGGGTGAATGAGCCTCGTCAGGATGACGAAGTGGCGGACGTTGCTGCTCGCGACCGTGAGCTTCAACTTCTCCTTTCTGATCTGGTTCTCGTTCGCGCCCTTTACCGGCCCGATGGCCGCGGAGTTCGGGCTCTCGCTCGCCGAGATCGGGATCCTCGCGAGCGCGAACATCTGGCTCGCGCCGTTCGGCCGGATCCTGACCGGGTGGCTCTCCGATAAGTACGGCGCACCCGTCGTGTTCGCGATCGTGCTCGGCTACGTCGGCGTCTTCTCTATCGTCAGTGCGTTCGCCCAGAGCTA carries:
- a CDS encoding DUF6360 family protein — translated: MNRRSLDVTSRTTFDHLPARAEGDGWRHESIAVLDVESPRGEDRVELGFELDGGTEILPHHVDRVPLAPDQARSLAADLEAAAAAAERGEAMVSRRG
- the nasA gene encoding assimilatory nitrate reductase NasA, yielding MGEPVPTTCMRCAVGCGHVHEGVDVGHGIASVQGDVAHPVNKGLACPRGIRESANPSGEWLTRPKVRRDGDLVSTTWDVALDRVATAFETVLETDPDGLAVLGSGQQTNEAAYALGKLARGGFGTRFYDANTTLCMASAVTAYYDAFGSDAPPPTYDDIPDARTHLVWGANPAVAHPVMFRWIAGSARDDDSRLVVVDPVETATAERADIHVNLAPGGDLALARAVLARVLDRDLVDRDFIESATDGFGALRDGLPAAESAAATASVSLDELDALVEALADPTLLYWGMGINQSSRGTAAARALIDLCMATGNMGPGSGPFSLTGQANSMGARVCSSKGTWPGHRDFADPDERAAVADVWGIPEERLPADTGPGPVGIVEAIDDGPVEAVWAVATNPVAGLPDATTAQDRLDDAFLVVQDAFRSETADLADVVLPAATWGESSGTTTNMERTVSRVRAATAPPSGVRTDLDIVTTVGDRLVPDLFDAHDPEGVFEEFVGLTSGTDADCSGISYDRLERERAVRWPAPDPDSSGGYRYYDPDSGSDAWEFPTATGRARFSTGFGGDDPEPTTDAYPLTLTTAREADAYNTGVRTRDSVDEPGEPAARVNPTTLDRFAGSGDDRLTVESRRASIPVSTVPDPAIPEGMVWLPVHHPATNRLTIPATDPESNEPNYKQCAVRLVAADRSVGTSVAPAVLQDGGVARPLGSESGVGE